A single window of Arvicanthis niloticus isolate mArvNil1 chromosome 20, mArvNil1.pat.X, whole genome shotgun sequence DNA harbors:
- the Bag6 gene encoding large proline-rich protein BAG6 isoform X14 — protein sequence MCVCMCLAACWLSRVAGIPTKGGGGRRGRSASPSSLPELSAMEPSDSASTAMEEPDSLEVLVKTLDSQTRTFIVGAQMNVKEFKEHIAASVSIPSEKQRLIYQGRVLQDDKKLQEYNVGGKVIHLVERAPPQTQLPSGASSGTGSASATHGGAPLPGTRAPGASVHDRNANSYVMVGTFNLPSDGSAVDVHINMEQAPIQSEPRVRLVMAQHMIRDIQTLLSRMECRGGAQAQASQPPSQTPTVASETSEPVESEAPPREPMESEEMEERPPTQTPELTPSGPASAGPAPTGPAPAPETNAPNHPSPAEHVEVLQELQRLQRRLQPFLQRYCEVLGAAATTDYNNNHEGREEDQRLINLVGESLRLLGNTFVALSDLRCNLACAPPRHLHVVRPMSHYTTPMVLQQAAIPIQINVGTTVTMTGNGARPPPAPGAEAATPGSGQASSLPPSSTTVDSSTEGAPPPGPAPPPASSHPRVIRISHQSVEPVVMMHMNIQDSGAQPGGVPSAPTGPLGPPGHGQTLGQQVPGFPTAPTRVVIARPTPPQARPSHPGGPPVSGALQGAGLGTNTSLAQMVSGLVGQLLMQPVLVAQGTPGMAPAQAPAPAPAPAPAPATASASAGTTNTATTAGPAPGGPAQPPPPQPSAADLQFSQLLGNLLGPAGPGAGGPGMASPTITVAMPGVPAFLQGMTDFLQASQTAPPPPPPPPPPPPAPEQQTTPPPGSPSGGTASPGGLGPESLPPEFFTSVVQGVLSSLLGSLGARAGSSESIAAFIQRLSGSSNIFEPGADGALGFFGALLSLLCQNFSMVDVVMLLHGHFQPLQRLQPQLRSFFHQHYLGGQEPTPSNIRMATHTLITGLEEYVRESFSLVQVQPGVDIIRTNLEFLQEQFNSIAAHVLHCTDSGFGARLLELCNQGLFECLALNLHCLGGQQMELAAVINGRIRRMSRGVNPSLVSWLTTMMGLRLQVVLEHMPVGPDAILRYVRRVGDPPQALPEEPMEVQGAERTSPEPQRENASPAPGTTAEEAMSRAPPPAPEGGSRDEQDGASADAEPWAAAVPPEWVPIIQQDIQSQRKVKPQPPLSDAYLSGMPAKRRKLRSDIQKRLQEDPNYSPQRFPNAHRAFADDP from the exons atgtgtgtttgtatgtgtttggccGCGTGTTGGTTAAGTCGTGTTGCTGGAATACCGACGAAAGGCGGAGGCGGAAGGAGGGGTCGATCAGCGAGCCCGTCCAGCCTCCC AGAGCTGTCGGCCATGGAGCCGAGTGATAGTGCCAGTACCGCTATGGAGGAGCCTGACAGCCTGGAGGTACTGGTGAAGACCCTGGACTCTCAGACTCGGACTTTTATTGTGGGGGCCCAG ATGAACGTAAAGGAGTTTAAGGAACACATAGCTGCTTCTGTCAGCATCCCTTCCGAGAAACAGCGGCTCATCTACCAGGGCCGGGTTCTGCAAGATGATAAGAAGCTCCAGGAATACA ATGTTGGGGGAAAGGTTATCCACCTGGTGGAACGGGCTCCTCCTCAGACTCAGCTTCCttctggagcatcttctgggacAGGCTCTGCCTCAGCTACTCATGGTGGGGCACCCCTGCCCGGCACTCGGGCCCCTGGGGCCTCTGTTCATGACCGGAATGCCAACAGCTATGTCATGGTTGGAACCTTCAATCTTCCT AGTGACGGCTCTGCTGTGGATGTTCACATCAACATGGAACAGGCCCCAATTCAG AGTGAGCCCCGGGTGCGGCTGGTGATGGCTCAGCACATGATTAGGGATATACAGACCTTACTGTCCCGGATGGAG TGTCGAGGGGGAGCCCAAGCACAGGCCAGTCAGCCACCCTCACAGACACCGACTGTGGCCTCAGAAACATCAGAACCAGTTGAAAGTGAAGCCCCTCCTCGAGAGCCCATGGAGTCAGAAGAAATGGAGGAACGTCCCCCAACCCAGACTCCAGAGCTTACGCCCTCTGGCCCAGCTTCAGCGGGCCCAGCACCCACAGGCCCAGCACCCGCGCCAGAGACAAATGCACCCAA CCACCCTTCCCCTGCAGAGCATGTGGAGGTGCTCCAGGAGCTTCAGCGCTTGCAGCGCCGTCTTCAGCCCTTCTTGCAACGCTACTGTGAGGTCCTGGGTGCTGCTGCCACTACAGACTACAACAACAAC CATGAGGGCCGTGAGGAGGACCAGCGGTTGATCAACTTGGTGGGGGAGAGCTTGCGGCTACTGGGCAACACTTTCGTGGCATTGTCCGATCTGCGCTGCAATCTGGCCTGTGCCCCTCCACGGCATCTGCATGTGGTACGGCCTATGTCTCACTACACGACTCCCATGGTGCTCCAGCAGGCAGCCATTCCCATTCAG ATCAATGTGGGGACTACTGTGACCATGACAGGCAATGGGGCTCGGCCTCCACCAGCTCCTGGTGCGGAGGCAGCAACTCCAGGTTCAGGCCAGGCCTCATCCCTGCCTCCGTCTTCTACCACTGTTGATTCGTCAACTGAAGGAGCTCCGCCACCCGGACCAGCACCGCCACCAGCCAGCAGCCACCCACGGGTCATCCGGATCTCCCACCAGAGTGTAGAGCCCGTGGTCATGATGCACATGAACATTCAAG ACTCTGGAGCACAGCCTGGTGGTGTGCCGAGTGCTCCCACTGGTCCACTGGGACCTCCTGGTCACGGACAGACCCTGG GACAGCAGGTGCCCGGCTTCCCAACAGCACCAACTCGGGTGGTGATTGCCCGGCCCACTCCTCCACAGGCTCGTCCTTCGCATCCTGGGGGACCTCCAGTCTCTGGAGCTCTG CAGGGCGCTGGGCTGGGTACAAACACTTCATTGGCCCAGATGGTGAGCGGCCTTGTGGGGCAGCTTCTTATGCAGCCTGTTCTTGTGG CTCAGGGGACTCCAGGAATGGCCCCGGCTCAGGCTCCGGCCCCAGCTCCGGCTCCAGCTCCGGCTCCTGCCACTGCTTCAGCTAGTGCTGGCACTACCAACACAGCTACCACAGCTGGCCCTGCTCCTGGGGGTCCTGCccagcctccacctcctcagCCCTCTGCGGctgatcttcagttctctcagcTCCTGGGAAATCTGCTGGGACCTGCAGGGCCAGGGGCTGGGGGCCCAGGCATGGCTTCTCCCACCATCACTGTGGCAATGCCTGGTGTCCCTGCTTTTCTCCAGGGCATGACTGATTTTTTACAG GCATCACAGActgcccctccaccccctccacctcctccacccccaccccctgccccagaGCAGCAGACCACACCTCCACCAGGGTCCCCTTCTGGTGGAACAGCGAGTCCTGGCGGCTTAGGTCCTGAGAGCCTGCCCCCAGAGtttttcacctcagtggtgcagGGCGTGCTGAGCTCCCTCCTGGGCTCCTTGGGGGCTCGCGCGGGCAGCAGTGAGAGCATTGCTGCCTTCATCCAACGCCTCAGTGGATCCAGCAACATCTTTGAGCCTGGGGCTGATGGCGCCCTTG GATTCTTTGgagctctgctctctcttctgtgcCAGAACTTCTCCATGGTGGATGTGGTGATGCTGCTCCATGGCCATTTCCAGCCACTGCAGCGGCTCCAGCCACAGCTACGATCTTTCTTCCACCAGCACTACCTGGGTGGCCAGGAGCCCACACCTAGCAACATCCGG ATGGCAACCCACACACTGATCACTGGGCTGGAAGAGTATGTACGGGAGAGTTTT TCTTTGGTGCAGGTTCAACCAGGTGTGGACATCATCAGGACAAACTTGGAATTCCTCCAAGAGCAGTTTAACAGCATTGCTGCTCACGTGCTGCACTGTACAG ACAGTGGATTTGGAGCCCGGCTGCTGGAGCTGTGTAACCAGGGCCTGTTTGAATGCCTGGCCCTGAACCTGCACTGTTTGGGGGGGCAGCAGATGGAGCTTGCTGCTGTCATCAATGGCCGAATT CGCCGCATGTCTCGTGGGGTGAATCCATCCTTGGTGAGCTGGCTGACAACTATGATGGGACTGAGGCTTCAGGTGGTCTTGGAGCACATGCCTGTGGGTCCCGATGCCATCCTCAGATACGTTCGCAGGGTTGGTGATCCTCCTCAG GCACTTCCTGAAGAGCCAATGGAAGTTCAGGGAGCAGAAAGAACTTCCCCTGAACCTCAG agagagaatgctTCCCCAGCCCCTGGAACAACAGCAGAAGAAGCCATGTCCCGAGCTCCACCCCCTGCTCCTGAAGGAGGTTCCCGAGATGAACAGGATGGAGCTTCAGCTGATGCAGAACCGTGGGCAGCTGCAGTCCCCCCT gaaTGGGTCCCTATTATCCAGCAGGACATTCAGAGCCAGCGGAAGGTGAAACCTCAGCCGCCCCTGAGTGATGCCTACCTCAGTGGCATGCCTGCCAAGAGACGAAAG ctccGGTCTGATATCCAAAAACGACTGCAGGAAGATCCCAACTACAGCCCCCAGCGCTTCCCTAATGCCCACCGGGCATTTGCTGATGACCCCTAG
- the Bag6 gene encoding large proline-rich protein BAG6 isoform X15: MCVCMCLAACWLSRVAGIPTKGGGGRRGRSASPSSLPELSAMEPSDSASTAMEEPDSLEVLVKTLDSQTRTFIVGAQMNVKEFKEHIAASVSIPSEKQRLIYQGRVLQDDKKLQEYNVGGKVIHLVERAPPQTQLPSGASSGTGSASATHGGAPLPGTRAPGASVHDRNANSYVMVGTFNLPSDGSAVDVHINMEQAPIQSEPRVRLVMAQHMIRDIQTLLSRMECRGGAQAQASQPPSQTPTVASETSEPVESEAPPREPMESEEMEERPPTQTPELTPSGPASAGPAPTGPAPAPETNAPNHPSPAEHVEVLQELQRLQRRLQPFLQRYCEVLGAAATTDYNNNHEGREEDQRLINLVGESLRLLGNTFVALSDLRCNLACAPPRHLHVVRPMSHYTTPMVLQQAAIPIQINVGTTVTMTGNGARPPPAPGAEAATPGSGQASSLPPSSTTVDSSTEGAPPPGPAPPPASSHPRVIRISHQSVEPVVMMHMNIQDSGAQPGGVPSAPTGPLGPPGHGQTLGQQVPGFPTAPTRVVIARPTPPQARPSHPGGPPVSGALGAGLGTNTSLAQMVSGLVGQLLMQPVLVAQGTPGMAPAQAPAPAPAPAPAPATASASAGTTNTATTAGPAPGGPAQPPPPQPSAADLQFSQLLGNLLGPAGPGAGGPGMASPTITVAMPGVPAFLQGMTDFLQASQTAPPPPPPPPPPPPAPEQQTTPPPGSPSGGTASPGGLGPESLPPEFFTSVVQGVLSSLLGSLGARAGSSESIAAFIQRLSGSSNIFEPGADGALGFFGALLSLLCQNFSMVDVVMLLHGHFQPLQRLQPQLRSFFHQHYLGGQEPTPSNIRMATHTLITGLEEYVRESFSLVQVQPGVDIIRTNLEFLQEQFNSIAAHVLHCTDSGFGARLLELCNQGLFECLALNLHCLGGQQMELAAVINGRIRRMSRGVNPSLVSWLTTMMGLRLQVVLEHMPVGPDAILRYVRRVGDPPQALPEEPMEVQGAERTSPEPQRENASPAPGTTAEEAMSRAPPPAPEGGSRDEQDGASADAEPWAAAVPPEWVPIIQQDIQSQRKVKPQPPLSDAYLSGMPAKRRKLRSDIQKRLQEDPNYSPQRFPNAHRAFADDP; the protein is encoded by the exons atgtgtgtttgtatgtgtttggccGCGTGTTGGTTAAGTCGTGTTGCTGGAATACCGACGAAAGGCGGAGGCGGAAGGAGGGGTCGATCAGCGAGCCCGTCCAGCCTCCC AGAGCTGTCGGCCATGGAGCCGAGTGATAGTGCCAGTACCGCTATGGAGGAGCCTGACAGCCTGGAGGTACTGGTGAAGACCCTGGACTCTCAGACTCGGACTTTTATTGTGGGGGCCCAG ATGAACGTAAAGGAGTTTAAGGAACACATAGCTGCTTCTGTCAGCATCCCTTCCGAGAAACAGCGGCTCATCTACCAGGGCCGGGTTCTGCAAGATGATAAGAAGCTCCAGGAATACA ATGTTGGGGGAAAGGTTATCCACCTGGTGGAACGGGCTCCTCCTCAGACTCAGCTTCCttctggagcatcttctgggacAGGCTCTGCCTCAGCTACTCATGGTGGGGCACCCCTGCCCGGCACTCGGGCCCCTGGGGCCTCTGTTCATGACCGGAATGCCAACAGCTATGTCATGGTTGGAACCTTCAATCTTCCT AGTGACGGCTCTGCTGTGGATGTTCACATCAACATGGAACAGGCCCCAATTCAG AGTGAGCCCCGGGTGCGGCTGGTGATGGCTCAGCACATGATTAGGGATATACAGACCTTACTGTCCCGGATGGAG TGTCGAGGGGGAGCCCAAGCACAGGCCAGTCAGCCACCCTCACAGACACCGACTGTGGCCTCAGAAACATCAGAACCAGTTGAAAGTGAAGCCCCTCCTCGAGAGCCCATGGAGTCAGAAGAAATGGAGGAACGTCCCCCAACCCAGACTCCAGAGCTTACGCCCTCTGGCCCAGCTTCAGCGGGCCCAGCACCCACAGGCCCAGCACCCGCGCCAGAGACAAATGCACCCAA CCACCCTTCCCCTGCAGAGCATGTGGAGGTGCTCCAGGAGCTTCAGCGCTTGCAGCGCCGTCTTCAGCCCTTCTTGCAACGCTACTGTGAGGTCCTGGGTGCTGCTGCCACTACAGACTACAACAACAAC CATGAGGGCCGTGAGGAGGACCAGCGGTTGATCAACTTGGTGGGGGAGAGCTTGCGGCTACTGGGCAACACTTTCGTGGCATTGTCCGATCTGCGCTGCAATCTGGCCTGTGCCCCTCCACGGCATCTGCATGTGGTACGGCCTATGTCTCACTACACGACTCCCATGGTGCTCCAGCAGGCAGCCATTCCCATTCAG ATCAATGTGGGGACTACTGTGACCATGACAGGCAATGGGGCTCGGCCTCCACCAGCTCCTGGTGCGGAGGCAGCAACTCCAGGTTCAGGCCAGGCCTCATCCCTGCCTCCGTCTTCTACCACTGTTGATTCGTCAACTGAAGGAGCTCCGCCACCCGGACCAGCACCGCCACCAGCCAGCAGCCACCCACGGGTCATCCGGATCTCCCACCAGAGTGTAGAGCCCGTGGTCATGATGCACATGAACATTCAAG ACTCTGGAGCACAGCCTGGTGGTGTGCCGAGTGCTCCCACTGGTCCACTGGGACCTCCTGGTCACGGACAGACCCTGG GACAGCAGGTGCCCGGCTTCCCAACAGCACCAACTCGGGTGGTGATTGCCCGGCCCACTCCTCCACAGGCTCGTCCTTCGCATCCTGGGGGACCTCCAGTCTCTGGAGCTCTG GGCGCTGGGCTGGGTACAAACACTTCATTGGCCCAGATGGTGAGCGGCCTTGTGGGGCAGCTTCTTATGCAGCCTGTTCTTGTGG CTCAGGGGACTCCAGGAATGGCCCCGGCTCAGGCTCCGGCCCCAGCTCCGGCTCCAGCTCCGGCTCCTGCCACTGCTTCAGCTAGTGCTGGCACTACCAACACAGCTACCACAGCTGGCCCTGCTCCTGGGGGTCCTGCccagcctccacctcctcagCCCTCTGCGGctgatcttcagttctctcagcTCCTGGGAAATCTGCTGGGACCTGCAGGGCCAGGGGCTGGGGGCCCAGGCATGGCTTCTCCCACCATCACTGTGGCAATGCCTGGTGTCCCTGCTTTTCTCCAGGGCATGACTGATTTTTTACAG GCATCACAGActgcccctccaccccctccacctcctccacccccaccccctgccccagaGCAGCAGACCACACCTCCACCAGGGTCCCCTTCTGGTGGAACAGCGAGTCCTGGCGGCTTAGGTCCTGAGAGCCTGCCCCCAGAGtttttcacctcagtggtgcagGGCGTGCTGAGCTCCCTCCTGGGCTCCTTGGGGGCTCGCGCGGGCAGCAGTGAGAGCATTGCTGCCTTCATCCAACGCCTCAGTGGATCCAGCAACATCTTTGAGCCTGGGGCTGATGGCGCCCTTG GATTCTTTGgagctctgctctctcttctgtgcCAGAACTTCTCCATGGTGGATGTGGTGATGCTGCTCCATGGCCATTTCCAGCCACTGCAGCGGCTCCAGCCACAGCTACGATCTTTCTTCCACCAGCACTACCTGGGTGGCCAGGAGCCCACACCTAGCAACATCCGG ATGGCAACCCACACACTGATCACTGGGCTGGAAGAGTATGTACGGGAGAGTTTT TCTTTGGTGCAGGTTCAACCAGGTGTGGACATCATCAGGACAAACTTGGAATTCCTCCAAGAGCAGTTTAACAGCATTGCTGCTCACGTGCTGCACTGTACAG ACAGTGGATTTGGAGCCCGGCTGCTGGAGCTGTGTAACCAGGGCCTGTTTGAATGCCTGGCCCTGAACCTGCACTGTTTGGGGGGGCAGCAGATGGAGCTTGCTGCTGTCATCAATGGCCGAATT CGCCGCATGTCTCGTGGGGTGAATCCATCCTTGGTGAGCTGGCTGACAACTATGATGGGACTGAGGCTTCAGGTGGTCTTGGAGCACATGCCTGTGGGTCCCGATGCCATCCTCAGATACGTTCGCAGGGTTGGTGATCCTCCTCAG GCACTTCCTGAAGAGCCAATGGAAGTTCAGGGAGCAGAAAGAACTTCCCCTGAACCTCAG agagagaatgctTCCCCAGCCCCTGGAACAACAGCAGAAGAAGCCATGTCCCGAGCTCCACCCCCTGCTCCTGAAGGAGGTTCCCGAGATGAACAGGATGGAGCTTCAGCTGATGCAGAACCGTGGGCAGCTGCAGTCCCCCCT gaaTGGGTCCCTATTATCCAGCAGGACATTCAGAGCCAGCGGAAGGTGAAACCTCAGCCGCCCCTGAGTGATGCCTACCTCAGTGGCATGCCTGCCAAGAGACGAAAG ctccGGTCTGATATCCAAAAACGACTGCAGGAAGATCCCAACTACAGCCCCCAGCGCTTCCCTAATGCCCACCGGGCATTTGCTGATGACCCCTAG
- the Bag6 gene encoding large proline-rich protein BAG6 isoform X3, translating to MCVCMCLAACWLSRVAGIPTKGGGGRRGRSASPSSLPELSAMEPSDSASTAMEEPDSLEVLVKTLDSQTRTFIVGAQMNVKEFKEHIAASVSIPSEKQRLIYQGRVLQDDKKLQEYNVGGKVIHLVERAPPQTQLPSGASSGTGSASATHGGAPLPGTRAPGASVHDRNANSYVMVGTFNLPSEPRVRLVMAQHMIRDIQTLLSRMECRGGAQAQASQPPSQTPTVASETSEPVESEAPPREPMESEEMEERPPTQTPELTPSGPASAGPAPTGPAPAPETNAPNHPSPAEHVEVLQELQRLQRRLQPFLQRYCEVLGAAATTDYNNNHEGREEDQRLINLVGESLRLLGNTFVALSDLRCNLACAPPRHLHVVRPMSHYTTPMVLQQAAIPIQINVGTTVTMTGNGARPPPAPGAEAATPGSGQASSLPPSSTTVDSSTEGAPPPGPAPPPASSHPRVIRISHQSVEPVVMMHMNIQDSGAQPGGVPSAPTGPLGPPGHGQTLGSTLIQLPSLPPEFMHAVAHQITHQAMVAAVASAAAGQQVPGFPTAPTRVVIARPTPPQARPSHPGGPPVSGALQGAGLGTNTSLAQMVSGLVGQLLMQPVLVAQGTPGMAPAQAPAPAPAPAPAPATASASAGTTNTATTAGPAPGGPAQPPPPQPSAADLQFSQLLGNLLGPAGPGAGGPGMASPTITVAMPGVPAFLQGMTDFLQASQTAPPPPPPPPPPPPAPEQQTTPPPGSPSGGTASPGGLGPESLPPEFFTSVVQGVLSSLLGSLGARAGSSESIAAFIQRLSGSSNIFEPGADGALGFFGALLSLLCQNFSMVDVVMLLHGHFQPLQRLQPQLRSFFHQHYLGGQEPTPSNIRMATHTLITGLEEYVRESFSLVQVQPGVDIIRTNLEFLQEQFNSIAAHVLHCTDSGFGARLLELCNQGLFECLALNLHCLGGQQMELAAVINGRIRRMSRGVNPSLVSWLTTMMGLRLQVVLEHMPVGPDAILRYVRRVGDPPQALPEEPMEVQGAERTSPEPQRENASPAPGTTAEEAMSRAPPPAPEGGSRDEQDGASADAEPWAAAVPPEWVPIIQQDIQSQRKVKPQPPLSDAYLSGMPAKRRKTMQGEGPQLLLSEAVSRAAKAAGARPLTSPESLSRDLEAPEVQESYRQQLRSDIQKRLQEDPNYSPQRFPNAHRAFADDP from the exons atgtgtgtttgtatgtgtttggccGCGTGTTGGTTAAGTCGTGTTGCTGGAATACCGACGAAAGGCGGAGGCGGAAGGAGGGGTCGATCAGCGAGCCCGTCCAGCCTCCC AGAGCTGTCGGCCATGGAGCCGAGTGATAGTGCCAGTACCGCTATGGAGGAGCCTGACAGCCTGGAGGTACTGGTGAAGACCCTGGACTCTCAGACTCGGACTTTTATTGTGGGGGCCCAG ATGAACGTAAAGGAGTTTAAGGAACACATAGCTGCTTCTGTCAGCATCCCTTCCGAGAAACAGCGGCTCATCTACCAGGGCCGGGTTCTGCAAGATGATAAGAAGCTCCAGGAATACA ATGTTGGGGGAAAGGTTATCCACCTGGTGGAACGGGCTCCTCCTCAGACTCAGCTTCCttctggagcatcttctgggacAGGCTCTGCCTCAGCTACTCATGGTGGGGCACCCCTGCCCGGCACTCGGGCCCCTGGGGCCTCTGTTCATGACCGGAATGCCAACAGCTATGTCATGGTTGGAACCTTCAATCTTCCT AGTGAGCCCCGGGTGCGGCTGGTGATGGCTCAGCACATGATTAGGGATATACAGACCTTACTGTCCCGGATGGAG TGTCGAGGGGGAGCCCAAGCACAGGCCAGTCAGCCACCCTCACAGACACCGACTGTGGCCTCAGAAACATCAGAACCAGTTGAAAGTGAAGCCCCTCCTCGAGAGCCCATGGAGTCAGAAGAAATGGAGGAACGTCCCCCAACCCAGACTCCAGAGCTTACGCCCTCTGGCCCAGCTTCAGCGGGCCCAGCACCCACAGGCCCAGCACCCGCGCCAGAGACAAATGCACCCAA CCACCCTTCCCCTGCAGAGCATGTGGAGGTGCTCCAGGAGCTTCAGCGCTTGCAGCGCCGTCTTCAGCCCTTCTTGCAACGCTACTGTGAGGTCCTGGGTGCTGCTGCCACTACAGACTACAACAACAAC CATGAGGGCCGTGAGGAGGACCAGCGGTTGATCAACTTGGTGGGGGAGAGCTTGCGGCTACTGGGCAACACTTTCGTGGCATTGTCCGATCTGCGCTGCAATCTGGCCTGTGCCCCTCCACGGCATCTGCATGTGGTACGGCCTATGTCTCACTACACGACTCCCATGGTGCTCCAGCAGGCAGCCATTCCCATTCAG ATCAATGTGGGGACTACTGTGACCATGACAGGCAATGGGGCTCGGCCTCCACCAGCTCCTGGTGCGGAGGCAGCAACTCCAGGTTCAGGCCAGGCCTCATCCCTGCCTCCGTCTTCTACCACTGTTGATTCGTCAACTGAAGGAGCTCCGCCACCCGGACCAGCACCGCCACCAGCCAGCAGCCACCCACGGGTCATCCGGATCTCCCACCAGAGTGTAGAGCCCGTGGTCATGATGCACATGAACATTCAAG ACTCTGGAGCACAGCCTGGTGGTGTGCCGAGTGCTCCCACTGGTCCACTGGGACCTCCTGGTCACGGACAGACCCTGG GCTCCACCCTCATCCAgctgccctccctgccccctgaGTTCATGCACGCCGTCGCCCACCAGATCACTCATCAGGCCATGGTGGCAGCTGTTGCCTCCGCGGCCGCAG GACAGCAGGTGCCCGGCTTCCCAACAGCACCAACTCGGGTGGTGATTGCCCGGCCCACTCCTCCACAGGCTCGTCCTTCGCATCCTGGGGGACCTCCAGTCTCTGGAGCTCTG CAGGGCGCTGGGCTGGGTACAAACACTTCATTGGCCCAGATGGTGAGCGGCCTTGTGGGGCAGCTTCTTATGCAGCCTGTTCTTGTGG CTCAGGGGACTCCAGGAATGGCCCCGGCTCAGGCTCCGGCCCCAGCTCCGGCTCCAGCTCCGGCTCCTGCCACTGCTTCAGCTAGTGCTGGCACTACCAACACAGCTACCACAGCTGGCCCTGCTCCTGGGGGTCCTGCccagcctccacctcctcagCCCTCTGCGGctgatcttcagttctctcagcTCCTGGGAAATCTGCTGGGACCTGCAGGGCCAGGGGCTGGGGGCCCAGGCATGGCTTCTCCCACCATCACTGTGGCAATGCCTGGTGTCCCTGCTTTTCTCCAGGGCATGACTGATTTTTTACAG GCATCACAGActgcccctccaccccctccacctcctccacccccaccccctgccccagaGCAGCAGACCACACCTCCACCAGGGTCCCCTTCTGGTGGAACAGCGAGTCCTGGCGGCTTAGGTCCTGAGAGCCTGCCCCCAGAGtttttcacctcagtggtgcagGGCGTGCTGAGCTCCCTCCTGGGCTCCTTGGGGGCTCGCGCGGGCAGCAGTGAGAGCATTGCTGCCTTCATCCAACGCCTCAGTGGATCCAGCAACATCTTTGAGCCTGGGGCTGATGGCGCCCTTG GATTCTTTGgagctctgctctctcttctgtgcCAGAACTTCTCCATGGTGGATGTGGTGATGCTGCTCCATGGCCATTTCCAGCCACTGCAGCGGCTCCAGCCACAGCTACGATCTTTCTTCCACCAGCACTACCTGGGTGGCCAGGAGCCCACACCTAGCAACATCCGG ATGGCAACCCACACACTGATCACTGGGCTGGAAGAGTATGTACGGGAGAGTTTT TCTTTGGTGCAGGTTCAACCAGGTGTGGACATCATCAGGACAAACTTGGAATTCCTCCAAGAGCAGTTTAACAGCATTGCTGCTCACGTGCTGCACTGTACAG ACAGTGGATTTGGAGCCCGGCTGCTGGAGCTGTGTAACCAGGGCCTGTTTGAATGCCTGGCCCTGAACCTGCACTGTTTGGGGGGGCAGCAGATGGAGCTTGCTGCTGTCATCAATGGCCGAATT CGCCGCATGTCTCGTGGGGTGAATCCATCCTTGGTGAGCTGGCTGACAACTATGATGGGACTGAGGCTTCAGGTGGTCTTGGAGCACATGCCTGTGGGTCCCGATGCCATCCTCAGATACGTTCGCAGGGTTGGTGATCCTCCTCAG GCACTTCCTGAAGAGCCAATGGAAGTTCAGGGAGCAGAAAGAACTTCCCCTGAACCTCAG agagagaatgctTCCCCAGCCCCTGGAACAACAGCAGAAGAAGCCATGTCCCGAGCTCCACCCCCTGCTCCTGAAGGAGGTTCCCGAGATGAACAGGATGGAGCTTCAGCTGATGCAGAACCGTGGGCAGCTGCAGTCCCCCCT gaaTGGGTCCCTATTATCCAGCAGGACATTCAGAGCCAGCGGAAGGTGAAACCTCAGCCGCCCCTGAGTGATGCCTACCTCAGTGGCATGCCTGCCAAGAGACGAAAG ACAATGCAGGGTGAGGGCCCCCAGCTGCTACTCTCAGAGGCAGTGAGCCGGGCAGCTAAGGCAGCCGGAGCTCGGCCCCTGACAAGCCCCGAGAGCCTGAGCCGGGACCTGGAGGCACCAGAGGTTCAGGAGAGCTACAGGCAGCAG ctccGGTCTGATATCCAAAAACGACTGCAGGAAGATCCCAACTACAGCCCCCAGCGCTTCCCTAATGCCCACCGGGCATTTGCTGATGACCCCTAG